A genome region from Arthrobacter sp. SLBN-100 includes the following:
- a CDS encoding DUF2017 domain-containing protein, producing the protein MAKAFKYGLKGITGYLEPAERELLRSLIDDVISMLQPEERKGQDPLAAMIGLDMDVAEPADRAMKRLLPNVMKNDDGASLEFRQLTERSLRETKIGALRAAALDLDKDEIVLSPEGARHWSMALNDVRLVLAERLDIQDEEDAEHVHLMQDWSQAEDVESYLALVYNFATWLQESLVQAMLQSLDTRR; encoded by the coding sequence GTGGCTAAGGCGTTCAAGTACGGGCTCAAAGGCATCACCGGCTACCTGGAGCCCGCCGAGCGGGAGCTGCTGCGCAGCCTCATCGACGATGTCATCTCCATGCTTCAGCCGGAGGAGCGAAAAGGCCAGGATCCGCTGGCCGCCATGATCGGCCTCGACATGGACGTTGCCGAGCCCGCGGACAGGGCAATGAAGCGGCTCCTTCCCAACGTCATGAAGAACGACGACGGCGCCTCCCTTGAGTTCCGCCAGCTCACCGAGCGGTCCTTGCGGGAGACGAAGATCGGAGCCCTCCGCGCCGCGGCGCTGGACCTGGACAAGGATGAGATCGTCCTGAGCCCGGAGGGAGCCCGGCACTGGTCGATGGCACTGAACGACGTCCGGCTGGTCCTGGCCGAACGCCTGGACATCCAGGACGAAGAGGACGCCGAGCACGTCCACCTCATGCAGGACTGGTCCCAGGCCGAGGATGTGGAGAGCTACCTGGCCCTGGTCTACAACTTCGCCACCTGGCTGCAGGAATCGCTGGTCCAGGCCATGCTCCAGTCGCTGGACACCCGCCGTTGA
- the clpS gene encoding ATP-dependent Clp protease adapter ClpS, producing the protein MTLSVALGPDTQEGTRTGTAESTDLLAAPDIPWNLVIWNDPVNLMSYVSYVFQSYFGYSETKANKLMMEVHKKGRSIVANGSKEQVERHAVAMHGFGLWATVEKASGGSGGNSGKSGGSGQGKGKRG; encoded by the coding sequence ATGACCTTAAGCGTTGCGCTCGGCCCTGATACGCAGGAGGGCACCCGGACCGGCACGGCGGAGTCCACCGACTTGCTGGCCGCACCGGACATCCCCTGGAACCTGGTGATCTGGAATGACCCCGTTAATCTCATGAGCTACGTCAGCTACGTGTTCCAAAGCTACTTCGGCTACTCGGAGACCAAAGCGAACAAGCTCATGATGGAGGTCCACAAAAAAGGCCGCTCGATCGTTGCCAACGGCAGCAAGGAACAGGTGGAGCGCCACGCGGTGGCCATGCACGGCTTCGGGCTGTGGGCCACGGTGGAGAAGGCCAGCGGCGGATCGGGCGGCAATTCGGGCAAGTCCGGCGGGTCCGGCCAGGGTAAGGGGAAGCGTGGCTAA